In the genome of Hymenobacter cellulosivorans, one region contains:
- a CDS encoding T9SS type A sorting domain-containing protein: protein MKNSYKSAQQWVRKPHWRFLLLLLLALPFVGQAQTFSVTPSDPANPQNFGSVAVGSFSGAKSYTVSGSGLSMPVTVALSGTGYEISRDNITFSGSAFDLNPAADGQINTVVYARFRPTPGTAGTVINRTLNFTSDEANPVSFNLTGTRAAGTPTVMADPTSRSFGTQVVNTPSAPQTTVVSGTSLNGPITVTAPTGFQVSVGNGTYGSSVVLPAVSGTVSSTTVNIRFLPTAAQSYVDNVTVTSPGANTVNVGVSGSGVLPTPVLTAAPSSLGDFGQVTVGSTSSIVRTFNVSGQDLQSPVTITPPAGFRIRTGTNFFSTNAITLTPTNGTLASTAIDVVFSPTIVQTYANDITVTSTNATTQLVRVTGEGTPSSGVAVVSVNPGALNFGTVTSSGGTSTRSFEVSGTDLSAGIVLSPSSPNIEIRNASAGGSFTKGPLTINPVGSTVSAQIIEVRLVALVAAGNFNERIDVKSTGAEDRLVSITATNTSGAISDISVSNPNGNEFTFVTRPTTQSASQSYLLAGTNLIDPLIVQPIGPNAGYFQVSSDNVNFVSQLSFTPDAQGNVTQREIFVRFVPGVNAVTVTADIRNSSAPAPNFDVSVTGISEPTIRLDRAIGSFPDNIVKGTTSAPTTVRLDGFLLAGDVTVQFPNENNPRNPTGIPQFEFSLDNGATYVKSASITPDNQGNFTRNVLVRFAPTRVGNAAQELLFTNASFFGGSAFALTSGFGRTTGFSIATEPTVQSTATIVRNGSSATITFNLSNPPAGTSYGQNRLVIASSTYQQLPTSLFPRDKQNFNPGTTVNGAYVFGSGTAIEASTNTYVVFSAASDNFTVSGLDPNLSYNFFAFEFNNDGVLNAENYRVPNNEPQNPLPVELVAFTAQVRDNSVVLNWATASETNNRGFEVQRSSDAKTFTTIDFKKGAGTATTRTKYEAVDTKPLAGVSYYRLKQIDEDGTASFSKTVVVTTKLTEVSVYPNPTQGADVVTVALPAGTTEGLLVRITDLSGREIRQARLSNQGELNTQDLKPGTYIIVVGEGESKVSRKLIKN, encoded by the coding sequence ATGAAAAACTCTTACAAGAGTGCCCAGCAGTGGGTGCGAAAGCCGCACTGGCGGTTTTTGTTGCTGCTCCTGCTGGCCCTGCCATTTGTGGGGCAAGCACAGACTTTTAGCGTAACTCCTTCTGACCCCGCCAATCCTCAGAACTTCGGTTCCGTGGCCGTAGGTTCATTCTCGGGCGCGAAGTCTTACACCGTTTCCGGCTCGGGCCTGTCCATGCCTGTTACAGTAGCGCTGAGCGGCACTGGCTACGAAATCAGCCGTGACAACATTACCTTCAGCGGTAGTGCTTTCGACCTGAATCCAGCTGCCGACGGCCAAATCAACACCGTAGTATATGCTCGCTTCCGCCCGACGCCTGGAACGGCTGGTACGGTTATCAATCGTACGCTGAATTTTACCTCGGATGAAGCTAACCCCGTTTCTTTCAACCTGACTGGGACCCGTGCCGCTGGTACGCCTACCGTAATGGCTGATCCTACCTCGCGTAGCTTTGGTACTCAGGTTGTAAACACTCCTTCGGCTCCGCAGACGACGGTAGTATCGGGTACGTCTTTGAATGGCCCTATCACCGTAACGGCTCCTACGGGCTTCCAAGTGAGCGTAGGCAATGGAACGTACGGTTCATCGGTTGTCCTGCCCGCAGTGAGCGGCACGGTTAGCTCGACGACTGTTAACATCCGCTTTCTACCTACGGCCGCTCAGAGCTATGTAGACAATGTAACAGTAACCAGTCCTGGTGCCAACACGGTTAACGTTGGGGTTTCGGGTTCAGGTGTACTGCCCACGCCGGTGCTGACCGCTGCGCCTAGCTCCCTAGGCGACTTTGGACAGGTAACAGTTGGCTCTACTAGCTCTATTGTCCGCACGTTCAATGTAAGCGGCCAGGACCTGCAAAGCCCTGTCACCATTACGCCTCCCGCTGGCTTCCGCATCCGTACCGGTACGAATTTCTTCTCGACCAACGCTATTACCCTGACGCCAACGAATGGTACCCTGGCAAGCACGGCTATCGACGTGGTTTTCAGCCCTACGATCGTTCAGACCTATGCCAATGATATCACGGTAACTTCGACCAACGCTACCACTCAGTTGGTACGCGTAACGGGCGAAGGTACCCCAAGCTCGGGCGTTGCGGTAGTGTCCGTGAACCCCGGTGCTCTGAACTTTGGCACGGTAACCAGCAGCGGTGGCACAAGCACCCGCAGCTTCGAAGTAAGCGGCACCGACCTGTCGGCCGGTATCGTGTTGTCTCCTAGCAGCCCTAACATTGAAATCCGCAATGCTTCGGCTGGTGGTAGCTTCACCAAGGGCCCGCTGACCATCAACCCAGTTGGCAGCACGGTTTCGGCGCAGATTATTGAGGTTCGTTTGGTAGCTCTTGTAGCCGCCGGCAATTTTAATGAGCGTATCGATGTAAAGAGCACGGGCGCTGAAGACCGACTGGTTTCTATCACCGCTACCAACACCAGCGGCGCTATTTCAGACATCTCGGTTTCGAACCCTAACGGCAACGAATTTACCTTCGTAACCCGTCCTACTACGCAGTCGGCTTCGCAGTCGTATTTGCTGGCTGGTACCAACCTGATTGATCCACTGATCGTGCAGCCTATTGGCCCGAACGCTGGTTACTTCCAGGTTTCGTCTGACAACGTGAACTTCGTATCGCAGCTGTCTTTCACTCCTGATGCGCAAGGCAACGTAACGCAGCGCGAAATTTTCGTACGCTTCGTGCCGGGTGTAAATGCTGTTACAGTAACGGCTGACATTCGGAACTCCAGTGCTCCAGCTCCGAACTTCGACGTATCGGTAACTGGTATCAGTGAGCCGACCATTCGTCTGGACCGCGCTATTGGTAGCTTCCCCGACAACATCGTGAAAGGCACCACTTCGGCACCCACGACTGTTCGTTTGGATGGCTTCCTGCTGGCTGGTGATGTAACGGTACAGTTCCCCAACGAAAACAACCCCCGTAACCCTACCGGCATTCCTCAGTTTGAGTTCTCGCTGGACAACGGTGCTACGTATGTGAAGAGTGCTTCTATCACTCCCGATAACCAAGGCAACTTCACCCGTAATGTGCTGGTTCGTTTTGCTCCGACCCGCGTGGGTAACGCCGCTCAAGAGTTGCTGTTTACCAATGCTAGCTTCTTCGGCGGTAGTGCTTTCGCCTTGACCAGCGGCTTCGGCCGGACCACGGGCTTCTCTATTGCCACGGAGCCCACGGTACAGTCGACGGCTACCATCGTACGTAACGGTAGCTCGGCTACGATTACCTTCAACTTGTCGAACCCGCCAGCTGGTACTAGCTACGGTCAGAACCGCTTGGTAATTGCCAGCAGCACTTACCAGCAGCTGCCTACCAGCTTGTTCCCCCGCGACAAGCAAAACTTCAACCCCGGTACGACGGTAAATGGTGCCTATGTATTCGGTAGCGGTACGGCTATCGAAGCTTCTACCAACACCTACGTGGTATTCAGCGCAGCTTCGGACAACTTCACCGTAAGCGGCCTGGATCCCAACTTGAGCTATAACTTCTTCGCTTTCGAATTCAACAACGACGGCGTTCTGAACGCGGAAAACTACCGTGTGCCCAACAACGAGCCGCAGAACCCACTGCCCGTGGAGCTGGTTGCGTTCACGGCTCAAGTTCGTGACAACAGCGTAGTGCTGAACTGGGCTACGGCCAGCGAAACCAACAACCGTGGTTTCGAAGTGCAGCGCAGCTCGGATGCCAAAACCTTCACGACGATTGACTTCAAGAAAGGTGCTGGCACGGCTACCACCCGCACGAAGTACGAAGCAGTTGATACCAAGCCTCTGGCCGGTGTATCGTACTACCGTCTGAAGCAGATCGACGAGGACGGCACGGCTTCTTTCTCGAAGACAGTGGTAGTTACGACTAAGCTGACTGAAGTTAGCGTGTACCCCAACCCGACGCAGGGTGCTGATGTAGTAACTGTAGCACTGCCTGCCGGTACCACGGAAGGTCTGCTGGTTCGCATCACCGACCTGTCGGGCCGTGAGATTCGCCAGGCTCGTTTGAGCAACCAAGGCGAACTGAACACGCAGGATCTGAAGCCCGGCACCTACATCATTGTGGTGGGCGAAGGCGAATCGAAAGTGAGCCGCAAACTGATCAAGAACTAG